The Rhododendron vialii isolate Sample 1 chromosome 3a, ASM3025357v1 nucleotide sequence CtcatcacacacaaacacatatacaGTATTTTCATCACGACAAACagtctttctattttttttcaaaaactttttcgCATATAAAATGAATACAGTATATATACAAATGAAAAGCACcaggaaaaataggaaaacgGAAAGAGGAACAAAACCTGATCGAGATCATACCTGAAAATACAATTGCAAACTGAAAACCCAATAGTTATAGATCCTCCAAAAAACCAAAtcgaagcaaaagaaaattacacaaatcgaaacaaaagaagggaaaaaaggcCTCTATTATGACAATGGTATATCGACCAAACATGAGAAAACCCTATACAAAATACATCCTAGctgccaaaaaaattgacttaatACAAATTAATTACTACAGACAAAGGAATACATGGTGAGAGCTAACCTGAGAAGCGGCTGGCTCGTGCTTTGCCTTGGCTGTATCGCAAAAATTTAGGTAACTTGGCTGTGGATGAAAGTTGTCCGCACAGTTAGGAGATGGTGGATGATGATTGATGGGTTAGCCGGGAGTAGCAAAATGGGCAACCTGCAATGGGCGACCTGCGAAGGAAGAACGATCGagttgtttgagagagagagggattggaTTCTACCTGTTTTGAACTGCTTAAATCATGGACCAATTATGCTTGAGGAAGCAATCTCTCTGCTCTCCCTGCATCACTCCCTAAATCAGGGAAAATACACTCATGACTTAAGACTTTCTTTGCTTTTGTCCCTAAGTTTCGGCTTTACACCCTAAAATTCCGGGAGAGGCAGTAGTAAAATCTGGAACAAAGTACCATTTGATTAGGTAAATTCCAGAGAACCTAGGATTAACGTACAATACCTAAACTACCCTCAGCTCAACACATGCAAGAGCAAACCTTACAAGGGCAATAATGGAATTTCACACTATGTCTTGGCTTACCATGCTagtttcttttattacaagtgtatagAACTATAGATATACGGGGTGGTTTCGGGGACCCCTAAAAAatcatctaaaaaaacacctcaaatctcaatcttatagtttccgattgaattttgataatccaagccgcttaatgtgttcagaacgttaTTTTAAAGGTACAGCGAGAAATtcgcaaaaaaaattaatgggaagggcttgatttgagcagtttttttattgaaccgttcaataaaaaactgttcggatgaagcccttcccagtcatttatttttgctgatttctcgcgggtatccttaaaatcattctgattacattgagcggctcggatcatcaaaattcgatcggaaaatttggaatgtttttttagattttttttaggggGTCTCCGGAACCGTTCCGATATATATGTCTATGTTTTAATAATTTCATAGGTTGATCGAAAATAACTCCGATGACtttttttaatacttttttttgttataagtATCTCTTGAGAGTTAACATATGACTTTTCATAGATCTAAAATCACCCATAATATAGACTAGAGAATTCTAGAAGACTTTTCTAAAGGATTCATGAAGAAGAATGTGAGTCGTTGGATAAAAATAATCCTAACATTTCATTAAGGAGATGGATGGCTATAAAAAGTAAGAATGTGCTCCTTAAGAGTTCATTTGTGTAAACTGTGGTAAATTTGTTGTTTTGGTGTTACCTTTATATGGGTTGTTATATTGACCGACTTTTGCCTCAGTCTTATGTTAAGTTAGATGGATGAAGGTTTTGATGCAACATTTGATGCTGATATTTGTCGTACAAATTCTGAACACTGTTGAAGACATAAGTCTTGTGGGCTCCAAATTTATGGACCCGTTAATTTTTGTGTCCAAGATTGAAATATTAGTCCTCTACAAAAGAAAGTTGATGTTGAGGGTCTTCCGACTCAACAAACACTGGCCGTCTAACCCTGCGAACAACCCAGGGCTCCAAAGCGAAGAAGTCATACCCTACAAAAGGAGAAATAGTAAGATTTTCATTCCGAATAAGACAACcgaaatttgttttcaaattttagaaataATGAAATTTGGGTAATTACTTGCCATGAACGTTGTTAAGACTGGATCAAATTTTCTTAATTCAGAGTTGTAAACCTAGTTACGTAGATAAGCAAAGAATTACTTACCTTCACACCAAAATTTATGGCTTGATCGTTCCAATTATTCACTGGTTCAAGCCTTCCGTAAAAACTGTGACTCAAATTGACTTTGAGAAGAATATAGTAAGCAGTACCTCGTGTTATGTGATGATGATGAGAATGATGATGAATCAAGTCACGTATATTATATATAGTTTTGCatggtttccttttctttctttctttctttctttttttgtgataTCATGggtttccttttcttgttttcgattctttcctctttttaatTCCTTGGGGCTTAAGATTCCACTAAAAACATTATTTGACCGTTATTATAACAAAGTATTAATTTCGAATTCCTCGATTCTAACTGTTAAGGAAACTAATTAAGCAAGCGACATCATTAATAGTACCGTGAGATCgaattaagttaaaaaatatatgACCTTTTTGTCCTTCCTATTTGAAAGGAAACTCCCATGCCaacgcttctctctctctcttgcaccTGAACTTGGAAACAAGCCACGGCTAGTACAaaacggcaccgttttggtgcaaGGCCAGAGGCCCCATTGGCTTGCTTCGTTCCTTGTTTGGTGCGGAATAAGTGGGCATGGTTTTATGGGAAACATTTCGGATTGCACCGACATGATTTAAACAAGTtattctgaaaatattttttatggattcttgaaaaaattaactcaatttgATATCAATAGACTGTTTTAGAATTCGTAGAGTGTTTCAGAATTCATAGGAtgccctacgaattctgaaactatttttaccgatatcggattgagcaaatttttttttcaagaactcataaaaaatattttaagaataattgaTGTTTGAATAATCTTTGAATGACCCGTAATGGGCCTcgtaaaaatcaaaacaatctGAAGCAATGTACTCCCTGTTTGATACCCATTAAAATGGGcaatgatttttttgaattttgcaggGCTTATTACaggtcaaacaaaaataattcaaatcgcaagttatttttaaaatatttttttatgaattcctaaaaaaattagctcaatttgatatcTACAAGGGCTGTTTCAGAATTTGTAAGCCCCTACGAATGTTGAAAAAAACCCttacgaaatttttttaaaattaacttGTGGATTAAATCGTTTTTTAGGACCTGAAATGGACCCCAAAATCATGCCCATTTATTTACACGGCACCAAGGTAAGAAGGAAGTAAGCCTGGGGCCTTTAACCTTGCACCCCGGTGCCATTTTGTATGCGGTGAATTGGTGCGGTGGGGGTTATTAATTGGTGCAGctgtgctacttgcacataccTTCTACACAGattttgcacatattttttatggggcccacctcgaattccaccaatatgatccgaaccgttcattatttttaaaataattttttaacaaaatctgTAAAAAAATCCAACTCGATAAGATATCGGTAAAGGCTTTTTCAGAAATAGCAGAGCGAATCAGACTGTTTCACCCTACTATTTTTGgaaaagcccttaccgatatcctatcgagttgattttttacagaaattcttaaaaaattattttaaaaataatgagcggttcggatcatattggtggAACCCGAGGTGGATcccataaaaatgtatgtgcaaaatttgtgtaaaaatgTATGTGTCCTTAGATTTATTGAATCCCTCTCCCCCGGCTAATGCTAAGAGAACCGACTAGCATCTATATCCATTGGATGCCTTTGATTTTTGCATGTGTTcacttgattttttcttttggagtTCTTgaacgggttttttttttttttttttcaaatttttaaacggctcggatcaaaACTAAACTTAATAAAATTCTAAAAGAAAGTTGTTTCTTCCACGTGCACACACAAGTCCTGGTTTAACAAAAAGTCTACCCTCATCACACCAATTACAGAAATGATAAGGGTACAGCAAACCCCATACAGCAACCGCGCACAGATTCGTTCTGCGTCCGTCTCGAGTCTcataaagatgatcggagccgctcattttgtttaatatataTCGTTTAGGGTTCCTataaaatttcatctcaatccgataccggtaagggcgtttacgaatcatacaattttgcttcagaatttggcctgaatttttgaagcaaagttggatgattcgtaaatacCCTTACCGGTATtggattgaaatgattttttacaaagacccTAAACAATATATTAAGAataaaatgagcgactccgatcatctttgtgagacccgaaATGAGCGCAAAATGGATCAGTACGCGGCTGCTGTACATGGGTTGCCGTACCTGTAGCACAACTGTTTATGAAACGCAACTAGAGGAGATTATTGACGACAGACTGCTACAAATATTTGGCCAGCATCATAAACACCTCCTCCTGAGTAGTACAGTACTATTTTTACACAACTAGCACATGAATATATCCATACGCTTTAGCTCAAACTCATTTTATTCACATCTGTGCGCACGGAGGAGGGGGGAGTGTGAGAGTTACAGAAGAAACATCCTCAGCACCACCTACAAACGagcaaaaataaagacaaatcaagttcaaaaattcattGTCCAAAGATGGTAGTACTAGCCCGTCGTCtactaaaattattttccagTTTGATATGTCAGAAGTAAGAAATATGCTCTTTACATGACTCAGATCTTTGAAATCGGTACACTTCTCTCCTTCATACTTCCGTAGAACCTGACTctgaaacaaaattttcatcggGCGAAGTTGCACTTCAGATTTCAGATTACAATTTTAGATACAGTTGATTTTCCACCCCCTTGCTCAGCTTCTACAGCTGCATTCAAACAATCAAGGCAATTTGTACAATCAGTACTATGACCATAAATCATGAGAGAAATAAtaggttgagagagagagagagagagagagagagagagagagagagagagagaggattcaatCAATTGGATTTACATTGCACTTCCACACATGTAATTGATGTCTTCCCCTCACGATACAATCAGTTCAAGaaaacaacttcttcttttttatcacagGAAACAACATATTAGCTCCCAATAAACATGACATCAGCGTCCAAGTTATTGACATGCGTTTAGTATTATGCACCGCCAAGGCAATATGTGGACGGGTGATAGAGCTTGTCCCATATTAGATGATTATGATGAATGGGAAAATGGAGATTCAAATGAAGGACGAGGAATATGCGGACGGGTGGTgtccacattggttaattatgacCTCCAAAACCAGTATATGATCTTGAGCGGCatttccactcattgccaattggtttggagatTGATGCTTTAACATGATATCAAAACTCAGGTTTCGGAGGCTTTTgccttttggacaagactctcttgGTTAATTGCCCCATTATTTGTGTCCTAAGTGCACCTAGTTTCGTTATGATCCAAAAGTAAGAGATCCATTGTTTAACTCTACGCGTACGGGTCAGGGGTCACATGTGCGGGGGACTGTTAAAGCTTGCTATGAAACACAGATACAGAtacgggatacggatacggatacgacacGATATGGTTACAGCGACACGGCTGTGCAAATTAAtaggtgcatattaattagtaatgggcgattaatcgttGTACCGAAGAAACAAATGTATATACAAACAAACTGCTTATGGACCTTACGAAATgtaaaagagaacaaaatttgACACCATGATTCCCAAGTATGAACGAAACCATCCATTTAATTGCTAATGCATCATACAGAATTTTGAAAGTATCAACTTCCTACACGTGTATTTCTCATCTTCAAAACCTCTACTCAACAGTAactctatgaagcaccgacacctctaaaggtcgaagtatcgcagtgtcaggacacggggacacggggacaccgcgggacacctcggagatacgtacgggacacgccacgtggcgtgtcccatattttaatattaaattttgagggggacacgactggggacacggcgggacaccgctggggacacggcggggacaccgatggggacacggcaggggtcaaactgtaattttttttaaaatttgggggccaaactgtaatttttgaaaaatttaggggtcaaactgtaattttgtaaaaaaaatttgggaccaaattatatatattttaaatttctgggtgctaaactataattatttatttatttatatatataaataaataaataaatatacacgtggcgtgtcccctgccgtgtccgtgtccccatttttttagaattcccgtgtcccggtgtcggtttcggtgtccgtgtccgtgtcggtgtccgtgtcggtgcatcatagacAGTAAGTAAAACTTCAATGGCTACTATACCAAATCATGAAAACTCAACTCTGAGCACGTCTACATTGCTTATTTGCTCATTTTTTCTCAACAGCCAAAAATAGACCAAACAGTTGAAATCCATTGAAGTGTCTTAAGTCCAACGGTCAAGGGATACAATTCAACTATCAATCTCTTCAAATTAGTCCGATTTTTCATCAACGAAAAAAGCATAGACATGCCAAACCCAGTGTTACGTCCAACAAGAAGACAACTAAACACACTCAAATCATCAACTTcaaagaaatattttggaacttcATTCGGTCTAAAGACTCTCAACTTTCTCAGGAgccaaaattttccaaaacggTCAAAACCATTAAAAGGATTAAAGGGATCAACATACAACCGCCAATTTCTTTATGTTCACTCCCATTTCTCAACAACCACCCAGAAGACACAGAAATCCAAAACCGTAGATACTAACCCAAAATAATACCTCTACCTTGGTATGTGTACAAAGGGACAACTACTAGTTGGAGGGAGATGTATTTCAGTTCTCCCAGTTTTTCCAAGTAACTTTCCCACCAATATAGTTACCCATCTCCAAACATCGAGGTTGAGCATTTTACTTTCATTTGTTTCCTCATCTTTCTCAGCAGCCAAATAGAGGGCAACCAGTCTCAAAACCCTTTGAAGGATTTAAGTCCAAGGGTTCAAATTGGACTATTAATCAAATTAAGCTTACACCCATCTCTTAGAAATCCAAAACCCTATAAAGTAACCCAAAACTCACCAAACCCACGAACAAAATATTATACAcccctatgttacatggatccttcattttggctcaagtaccCGTGTCGATGTGTCAGACACCCGTATCTTTTTGGACACTCGGATCCTCTAATTGTTAAGATACTTACAAAAAAGGAAtatcaaattagctagaaaagcgaTATTTCGAGTATTTCACATAGACAAGAAATAggaaaatagcaaaaacataattttcttaaccctttcttgtataaatacatttgtaaacatagtttGCGGAAACTATACATAAtctgaaaaaaattatgcaatatatacTACAAACAAGAGTTCAGGACGTGTCTCCGTACCCGTACCCAAGTTGGGGACACATATCCacgtatcctaagatttaagtttaaGAAGGTTCGACGCTTGAACTTGCACCcgcacccgagtccatgtaacatagatatacacacacacaaagagagagagaaagagagagagagagttactgGGATGGAGAGTGGTTGGGGACTCGCCGTAGATGGCTTTGAGCTTGGAGAGAGGGACAGTGGCGGTGTCGGGAGAAGAAGCTTCGTTGAAGAGTTGttgcttccagttccacatggACTTCTTCATGGCCTTGTTGGTAACGAGGAGGGTATCTTTCTGGGACTCTAGGGCTTCGATGTCTCTTTGCTGCTTCACCGACCTCATGCTCAGCGCCACAAATGCACCCACCAACAGCACGTTGATCACCATGTTGTTGTTCGAAGCTCTCGTCGCAGCACTCATCACTTTGCTTGCCCACTCCATTAATCTTTTGTTGGTCTTCACTAATCACTGGTAGACAGGGATGGATCCAGAAAATCTCACTAGGGGGACACCAATTTCTactaactaaacaaaaaaatttatcatcaaGCACAATAATATTAAACGAGACTTCGCAACAAGTTCTATAATGTGTATGCTTCCAATAGTTCATAAACATAAGCACAATGCTTTTAAAAGTTCCTAAAATGTACATAAACATAAGCACAATGCTTTCAAAAGTTCATACAAAAGTTCCTAGAATAACTAAAATGACCAAGCTAAAAAATCGTCAAAACATCAAGCCAAAGGGGGAGAAGCTTTTGAGGTACAATTATCGTACAACAAAAAACGGGCTTAACGAGAAGTTTGCTGACCTTGTCAGGTGCTGAAGTTGTTGTCAAGTGCAGCTAAACACTTCTGGCTAGTCACTTGTCACTTGTGGGCCTAGAATAATGCAAATGTAGGcatcaaggttttgaataccgtaccggccatggtaccggtaccggtTTTCCTACCGGTATGTATCCGTACCAGTCAAATACCGGGTACGGTTTCGGATTTACCACAAttacaattatatataatataattataactcacaaaaattccccataccatgcaattcatcataaaatctGACAAAACACACGCAAAGTAACTTAATTGTGTGTAGTGATCTATTCGTTACAAGTTTCAGTCTGTATAGTGATAAACAAtcagtgtgagagagagagagagagatgcaggGGAGCATTCGGCATGTGTTGGCTATTGGTTGTTCAGAAACGATTGAATGGGGTGTTCAAATTGAACAGTAGAACACGTACGTATTAATCATCAATGCATACATACATCAAACTGGGtgttcaaaatcaaaaatcaaactgGGTTTAACAGTGTACACTTCGACCAAATAGAGTGTTGGAAACTTGGAGCCTGGAGGGAGTACCTTCGGTTGAGGGTGGCTCAGATCCCGGCGGGCGGCGGGGACTAGCTGCGCTGCACCGACTCCGCCGTGGATGAGATTTGACGGCGACAAGCTGGAGATGAGGTGAAAAAGGGAACAACTTGAATGGTGAGTGTGAGTGATTCACTATCACGGATCCATGTCTGCGTGAtttgggttttagggtttagatTAGAAATACAGTAGATAGAAACACCGAATTGAGGGAAAAATACGGTTTTAGGAtttaattttgacattattacAAAATGACCCAGCATGGGAAAAATACGGTTTTAGGACTTATAACAGTACCGGGCGGTATCGTCCTGTATTGGGACCGCTACGGCATTGGAGGGTCATTGTACCTTTTACTCGTCAATCTGGTACATATCGGTCGGTATCGATCTGGTACGAAATCGTATTCACAACCTTGGTCTGCATCCATTTTTCTAACGAACACCTCTTTTTGGGCTGCTGCTAAAGGGACTCCAGTCACGCCACTCCTCCAGTCCTGCTTCACTTGCGTAAAAGTCaaattaatttttactttttcgattcctctcgttgataCGAACCcataatacataaaaatttggcacaaaactaatatatgcagaaaaaaaaaatgaataaggacaaCCAAAAATTTTGTGGTTCACAACTTATTGCTTACTTAGCGAAAAACGCCCTCTTAAGTAAAACTCACATTGTCCTATATTAGTTTGGGTAAAATGTTAGTACTATATACTACTCCATAAACCTATCACCTCTGTTTATGGTTTCTCGAATGCGCCCATAAATTGGTCGCAGGGTGCTTAATGTGAAtattctttccctccaaaattggGAATGAGGGACACAACAAAGAGTAACATGAGTGTAACTTCGGCTATAAATTTTGGCAAAAATGTAGAAATAAAAAGCAAACTAGAGAATCTTCTCATTGCCTTTTATACAGGCCACATTGGGGGGAGTCATCTAAAACTACCAAAAAGAGCAACAGCCCACATGGGAAAGGAACATCTGCCCACAAGCTAAATAGTTGAGAATGAAATCCAAAATGCAACAAAGCATATGCCATTGCAGATTCCCATCCGTCAATAACCAtggatcgttttttttttttttcgacggCCAAGGATGTCTAAGTCAGTTTATACGCATCTTGACTAATTTCTTTTCCGATTTGGTCAAAGGCTATCCACGCCAGGATTAGGAGATTCACAAGAAATTCCTTTCTTGCGGTCTATCGAACCCTGGTCATCACATGTACAATTACTCCTACCAATTATAAATGAAACAAAGTACCAGGATTGTCTTTACAGTCTGCGCCACATTTTGCAATGTTATAAAGCATCGTCACACAACAAAAAGGAGGGAGTACTTGGTGGAATTCAAGAAAACTTGTACTAGAATAGATATGGAAAGTTAAAAGGAGTTTCACTTCAAGAAGAGTACAGTCTATTATCCCCTTTTCAacaaagatggaaaaaaataaaagggcaaTGCCACACAAACACAGAAACATAAGTGAGAAACACAACCCTTCTATCCTAAAAGTCTAAAACCATTCCAAAGAGGCTGAAATGGACTCATACTTTTAGCCCAGCAACCTCGCGCtaaaaaagtagtaaaaaaagcTAAAAACACGTTAGATAAACGCACACGCTAACATTTACACTTAGTCCATACGCAGCAAACCTCGGTTATTCCAGAACTTCAACTACTCATCGGATCACCAGTGACCGGTTCTTTTGGTGGGGAATGCTCTCCGTTTTCGGAAAACAAAAGCATCATCGCGGCTGCTGCTTCCGTTTGTGGAAGTTCCTGTGGCTGTGGTGGTTGTACTTGTATGTAATGAAACTCGATCTGCAGTCGGTGATGAAGAGGCGTCGAAGCGATCAAACCTTTCTTGATATCCGCTTGCAATTCCCTTATTGGGATTGCAGCCAAAAAGCTCTTTACGTACTCCTTACACGACTCCTTCCCGCGGCAAAAAAGAACCTCCTCCCTATCTTCACTCTTCATTAACTCGGCCCCTTCTACTAGAAAACCCTCCTTGGAGTTAATCTGGGGATCCGTTTGGTTCTTAGTTTCCACCGTACCATCGACTATCTGCTGATTGGCAGGAGGTAATTCTTCCGAAGATTGCGTGGACCCCATTAGTTTGTAAATCATAGAATCCTTGTCAAATTTTAAGATATACGCCTGGTTACACCCCTCGTATAGCCTTTCTCCCAACGTGTCAACAATATAATAAGCTTCTGGTTCGACCTTAAGCACGAAGAAATGATCGTTCCAACTGACTATGAAAAGGCATTCAGACCCTAAATGACTAATCTCATCCCAAATGTTGTCGAAAGACACGGCGCCTTGCAAAAAGACGAATTTACCCTCATCCGTAATCCCGTCCGGACGGAAAAACCCAATGAAGGACTTTGAAGGAACTACAGAGAGAGGGCGGATTTTGGCTTGGAGAACCGTTTCCAAATCAAAGTGCTTGTCAGGGAAACGTAATCTGTACATTTCATTTTCACAGAGGTTTCTCCATTCTAAGGAGCCATCGCGGATCAAGCTGTCCAATTGTGACTTAATGGGCATGAGGTCTTTGTTATTTTGGAACCAATCTGCAATGACAGCAACCAGGGCGGTGCAAGCACTCTCGCCCGCTGCCCGTTCACTCTGCTGATCGATAGAGGCAAAGAAGACCTGAGTTTCAAGCTTCATGTGTCCATCACGACTTGTGACTTCTTTGTGTTCCCAGCTGCCAATGGCGAAATTGTCATCCCCGAACTCGGAGATCGACCAACGATTTGCACTTGAGTCTTCGTCGGTCTTTTGCCACTGCCAAAATGGAAATCATTATTTGTATTGTCATGACTGTGTAGTTTCATTCTATATAAGATTAGAAGAAGGCAAAAAACTAAAGGTTGTTTCATTTATTTCTACAGAACATATCATGGAAAAATAGGATCCGAGTTGAAGTAATAGCTGGTGTCTTAGAAATATCAAGCGCTGGCACAAAATACATGACAATCAAAAGGTAGCACCAACGTGCCAATGAAACAAAGAAACCTATCCGCACAAGggaaacagggaaaaaaaaaacctttatgGTCCTCACATTACTTAGCAAATTACCCTTGCCTAAAGGCACTTCCCAACAATATCTGACCACAAGCATCCAAACCTTACATCCGATGAATGCACAATTCATAAAAATCAATCTTTCTGTGGAATTCAGGTATTCTAGGGTTTATTCATGCGTCAATTGCCAATTCTTAAAAACTGGGCCATTGCACCCTAGTGGCCTAGTGCATCAACCGAAGCAGTAATGCAAGGCCCTACTTAGAGCAAGACCTGAACAGTGAAAATGCTAAGGGCAAATGAGAGCTACATTTATCAAATTACCATCATCCTTGGTTAGCTAAGCAGTTGAGCTTAGGTGCATCTTAAAGTGTAGATGCTAGTTTCCCCATACTTATCTGCAACCACTAATTTGACTTCTAAAAATTGATCACATACCAAACAAATAAGCGTCATCCTTCAGAAGTCTTGGCACTCGTACATACAAAACCTTACATGGCTGATGTCTCCGTGTAAATTTCTAAGAACTGAACAGTTCGCAACGGAATGTCACATATCCTCCAATTGCTTTCATTTTGGTTACTAGAAAAAGTCATCCTAACAGTGGTCAACTGGTCATCATAATGCATTTTTAATGTAAGCTTTTACGTCGACATACACTAAACAATTCAACATAATCCAAAAAACGAACATGCCGATCTTCCTAAATCTAAGGCCGCTTCTTCATCTTTCAATGCCCCCAAAGACTACCCAGCTTAAGTACACTTTCTACACAGTacccagaaaagaaaatttataacTCTTCAGCCAAAAAACTTGCGCAGATTTTCTCCCACCAGTGAGACTTCGACCTGACAAATAATACTGATATTCCAGGATGGAGCCATGGAATAGCCCAGGTGTTTATGACTCTCTccaatgttttcaaattttctctaTTAGTTTCATTATTATTATCGAATCAGATCcctatgatttttgaaaaattcttctATGGACCATCTCTTTCATTAGTATTTCTAATATGGAAATGGATGCATCCAATCATTCTAAATATAATGAAGAACCTAA carries:
- the LOC131318540 gene encoding uncharacterized protein LOC131318540, encoding MGLFVSFGFVVGCDDQIWSLRNGRHACGLNQGPKIKVPIVGRASLNLAEFASRVEEKDFDLKIPLISGSAAEPSLHISLSLLELRTGQESAVIVQRSVCPPPSNSPLQSTDPPLSTDKDELSVLKAGLRKVKIFTDYVSTRRAKKPCHEEEGSEARSEDGDYTYPLDSDSLDEFPEGESDEGKNEDSRIRKSFSYGTLAYANCIGGSIYSDMTEDEDWIYSNRRKSDVGCSQMEDSATSSTSEPSLFPMSKRSIILPWRKRKLNFRSPKAKGEPLLKKAYGEEGGDDIDFDRRQLSSDESFSFGWQKTDEDSSANRWSISEFGDDNFAIGSWEHKEVTSRDGHMKLETQVFFASIDQQSERAAGESACTALVAVIADWFQNNKDLMPIKSQLDSLIRDGSLEWRNLCENEMYRLRFPDKHFDLETVLQAKIRPLSVVPSKSFIGFFRPDGITDEGKFVFLQGAVSFDNIWDEISHLGSECLFIVSWNDHFFVLKVEPEAYYIVDTLGERLYEGCNQAYILKFDKDSMIYKLMGSTQSSEELPPANQQIVDGTVETKNQTDPQINSKEGFLVEGAELMKSEDREEVLFCRGKESCKEYVKSFLAAIPIRELQADIKKGLIASTPLHHRLQIEFHYIQVQPPQPQELPQTEAAAAMMLLFSENGEHSPPKEPVTGDPMSS
- the LOC131318543 gene encoding uncharacterized protein LOC131318543; amino-acid sequence: MEWASKVMSAATRASNNNMVINVLLVGAFVALSMRSVKQQRDIEALESQKDTLLVTNKAMKKSMWNWKQQLFNEASSPDTATVPLSKLKAIYGESPTTLHPTVEAEQGGGKSTVSKIVI